The Chryseobacterium sp. JV274 sequence TTATTTTTTGTTTGATTCGTTCATAAAGTCAACGAAACCCTGCATATCATCAAGCTCTTGCTGTCTTGCTCTTGCAACTTCTATATCTGATTTAACGAATAGGTTTTTACATTTTTGGCAGGATACCATATCTTTATCGTTTGTAGAATTTCCATCATTAAGATAAGTCCCACAAATTCCAGTTTCGCTCCAGCTTTCTTCGTCTGATGGATTTGCGAAAGGATCATAGTGTGTCTTTAAATATCTCATGATTCTTTTATTTTCGTTAGTAAATTTTTTGCTTTGTCATAAAGTCTTCCTCCGAAATTTTCCCATCCATCATTATCAATGTTTTCTTTAATGATAATAGACTCAAATTCTATTGCCTCGGTTAATTCGGTTAGAAGCTCCATCATCTCATCCTCATAGTCATTTACTTCTTCTAGCCAGTATTTAGGATGTACTTCATATACACCTTCTAACCAAAATTTTTTATCGTGAATGTTAAATTGAACCCATCCATCATCTGTATTAAAGTAATCGGATTCATCCGGCAGTCGATCAGCTGTCGACACTTTTATATACTTAGTTTTCATTAGTCTAAATATTTATCTGTTATTTTTAGTTTTTCGTAGAGCCTTTTAAGATCTCTATTTTTGTACTTTAGAGTTTTATTATTTGTGATAATACCAGAATTAATTCTGCTTTCTATCGTTTCAATTTCACAAATAATATTGATGTATTCTGGATTTGATTTTCTGAAATAATCTTTCATTTTTAAAAAAATATTTTGTTTGAAATAAAACCGGGCTTTGGAATCCGCCACCCGGAAAAACTAACCATGTGAATTTTATTTTAATCAGGCTTCTCTTCTCCAATTTCAATGATTACAAAATTTTCCTGATTTAAATACCTTCCGTTTGTATATTGATGGAAAAAATCTATTTGCTCTGTAGGGTTCATTTCTTTCGATGAAGTAAAAGCACCAGTACCCAATACTGAATTATTATTTCTCGATGTAATTTTAAATCTATACCTTTTCATGTCGTTGTAAATTTTAATTGTTGTTCGATTTTGCTGTTACAAATATAAACACATTTATTTATATAAACAAATATATTATAAACTTTTTAATTTATTTTTATCTTCACGTATAAACATTATTATTTATATCGTATATTTGCAATATGGAATTCAGAATTAAAGATGTAGCTACACGTAAGGGGATCACATTACAAGAAATGTGTTCAAGGATTGGCATAAGCTATATCGATTTTAATCAGAGGTTAAAAAGAGGCCCTAAAATGGAGCTAATACAAAAGTGCGCCGACGCTCTCGAATGTTCTGTTTTTGAACTTATTGCTTCAGATCAGTACGCAGAACATTCATATAATGAGAATGGAGAATGGAGAGGAGTTTTAAAGAAAAACTAACTTTTTCTCAAAAGCGATTCCTGGAATTTAATCACCCTCTGTTGCTGTTCTTCAGTGGAAGTTAAGAATGTGAAAACAAAATCATCAATCCCTAATTCTTTTTGATCAAAATTTTCATTGCCTGTAAAATGTTTATTAAGTTGTTTAAAAGCCGTAATTAGATCAAACACTCCGTCTCGCGAATGAATCAAACCTTTGTTTTTTAACATCTTAGTCCCGGTATCTACCATAGTTGTTCCGATAGCGCAGAAGCTTAACCACTTTTCAACTTCATTACGGTCTTTTTCATTATAGTTTTGCGGTCCAGTTAAAGGCTTTATCAGTGGTTTTTGTTTTATTGGGGCGGTGTTGATAAATGAAACTGACACCGGAACTCTATTTGCCGTATTTTTTAATAATTTTGAATAATTCATAATTTAAAATTTTCTTTTTCATATGGACTTAAATCACCCAGATAAGGAATCATTTGATCATCCATTGTTAATGCAAAATCTTCAAACCCCCTCCCTCTTGTCAATGCTGCAGAAACTATACTTTGAAATTTATCATTCGGATCTTTCTGTATTCTTATCGCTGTTTCGCAAAGATTCATAAGGTTAGTTCCTAAATGCCCCCTTGGTTTAATAAAGCCTGATGATGCATTCTCGTGAAGGACAACCAGAATATGTGTTTTATACTTGCTTTTCATATTCAAAACCCACTCTGTAACTTCTGAACTTTCCTGAGCACTGTTAAAGTCTCCAACGAAGTGAACAATGTTGTCAAGTATTACCATTCCGCAATCCTGATTCTGCATTAAAAAGTCTTCAACTATTTTCTTCTTTTGATCTTTATTTAAAGTCGAAATACAGAAATAATTAATAGCCTGTTGAGTCATATTCCAGATTATTCTAGTTGATCTTAGACAATGAAATCTTGATTGTTCAGTGTCAAAAACAGCTATGTTGTTACTGTAATAATTTGAAAACATTTTATCATTTTCTCCGGATAAAACCGTTTGACAAATAGATCTGATCAACGCTGATTTTCTTGATTTTGCAGGACCAAAAATCATTGAAACATTGTCTTCTGTGAATATTGGAATTTTACGCCCAAATTCTTTTATTGACAATATTGGAGTGGGTTCTGGAATATCTTCATCAGGACTTACCAGGTAATCATTTAAATTTATGATTTCTGCTGGCTTTTCAACCTGTCCAATAGGCTTTAATTCCTCTATCATACCCTACTACTTAACGGTTCTATTTTCATGAATTTAGCGAATCCTTGATCTAGCTTTTTAAACATTGGAAAATTATCTTTAGCGTAAGCAATGGACTTATTTAACAACTCTTCTACCTGCTCAAAAGTAATCCTGTCTTCCTTTTTTATCTGGATCATTTCTTGTTTAGTTACTTTTAAATTCGACAGGTGATCTTTTTGCTCCCAATCCTGCTCTGAATACATTTCCTTTATGTACAAATCCCTGTCTTTCGGTATTCTCTCGTACTCCTGATAAATCCAAAGCTCATCGGCAATCATTTGAATTATTTGCTGTTTAGGATTTATTCTGCTGGATAATTTGTTTAGTATTACACTTGCCTCGGGCATTCCTAATGGAAATCTAATTTCATCTTCGTTTTTCTCTTGTAGAAAAGCTTTGTTTTTAATGTTTTGAACCTTGTAAGCAGACAAAAGATAGAATAAAATCAATGAATCTTCAAGCTCAGTATTTCTACATTTTGTATTTTCTTCTTTTATCAACGCATTTAAAGCGTCAATATCATTCTGATTTACCTTAATTGAACCAGAACCACCTAAAGCGTATTCAAATCGATTTTTGAGGTGTCTAATTGCTTTCATTTGTTGAATTTTTTAATTGTGTCCTGTACGAGTCTTGAAAAATCTTGATCTTTGCCTATTTTGTTGTTTACGTGACTGATGATTTTATCCAGGTAGTAAACTTCGTCTTTGTCCTTCTTTCTGAATGCTGAAACCGATTTTACTGTCTTGAACCAGAAATCATCAAATCCAGATTCTTTACTTGCGCATTTCTGAAAATAGCAGTAAATACCTATCAGCTTATCCGGTTTTTGCTTATCCACTTCAACAATCAACCTGATTGCCTCATACCATTTTGAAATTTTGGCATCTGTTAAAGTTTTCTGATTTGGATTCTCCTTGTTCCACATTTCCCAAAACTTGTAAGCCAGAAACAAATACTTTCTCTCAAATTCAAATTTTTTATAGAGCTCGTGGAAATCATCGATTTTCACAAAAGAATAATTATATAGATTATTAATACTGTTAGTAGTAATTATATTATTATTCTCTTTCTCTTTATAAGGTGGGTTGTTTTGGGTTGTTTTTTTGGGTTGTTTGGGTTGTTTTTCATCTTCACTTTCATTTTTTTTAGCATTATTATTGCCTTTAGGCGCTCCTCCTTTTTTCCCGTTTTCCCTATTTGCTGTTGCTTTTTTTAATCTCTTATTAACACTGTCGCAGGTTATTTGGTCACCTTCTTTGACCATTAAATCGGTAATTTTTAACCAGACATCTTCCCTAATAGTTGTGGATAAACGACGCTCAACTTTAATCTTTTCGTTTAATATGTAGCCTGAATTGTCATACATCATAAACAACAATTCCAAGTAAATATATCTTTCAAAGGGATTCAAAGTGTAGAACGAATCGCTGGTCCACCAATCTTTAGGATAAAATGTAAATCCTAATTGTGCCATATCATTCATTAAAACTTAAGTTATTTCAATTCGGTACCCATGCTAAAACATCACTAATGCATGGTAGTTTTTTTAAAGCTTATCAATAGCTCTTTGAATTCTAAATCTTTCAACTTCTTCTGGTTTGAAAAACATTCTGTTTCCTATTTTTTCAGCGGAAACTTTTCCCATTCTTCGATGTTGTTGAAGATTCATTACAGATATTTTAAGTACTTCTGCTGCCTGTCTTGTTGATAAAAGACCATTAAATAGTTTTTCTGGCTTATCATCAGGTTTAACCTGTCTTTTGCCTTCCAACTCAATTGTGTACTGGCATTCTCCAGGCTTTGCGAATCTGGCTTTACGATTAAGTGTTTTTGCGTAAATTAGGGTTGCTTCGGCATCTATTTTTCCTAATGCTATTGATACACTACTATTTGGAATTTTATCACCTGGTAGGTAACCCAAGTCTTTACATAGACTTAATCTTATTGCCTCAATTTCTGGGTTTGGTTTTGGATTTCTCATTGTTTTTCTTTTTGTCGTTTTCAATTCGGATTAAGCGTTTTTCGTTCCATTTGAATAGGCCATTGCTATCTCGGCCAGTCCAGTATCCGTCTTTTTCTTTCATCAGGAAAGTTTTTGAATCTTCCAGGCAACTATCGAGTTGAAATATTTAGTTTCGCCTAATGGAGAAGTCCATTCTCTGCCACGAATATTGATTCCAACATTTACATTATCACCTTCTTTAATCGGGTCAAGAATGTCAATCTTATCTCCCATAACCTCTATGTTAATAGGTTGTGGATATTGTTCTGTAGTTAGTATTACGAATTCTCTTTTTTGAAATCCTGAAGCGAATGTTTCAGGATTTCCGATTCTTTTAATTGTTCCTTGTATTTCCATGCTATGCTATTATTTGTATTATATTATTTATTGGTTTTACTGTGTTCATAAATTCTCTGCCGAGATTTATGCATTCGTTTCGTTGCTCTATTCTAATCTTATCAAATGAATGAGGAATCATATGAATTCTTTCAGCGTCTGGTATTTCTACAAAATCATCAAACCATTCAATGTATGCGTATGAAGATTCTGTACAATATTTTTCTAAGCCAGCTCTAGTATAAATGTGATTTGTAATTATTCTTTTCACATCTTCAATGCCTGAATCTTTAATATCACCGTCAAATGTTAAAATATCTTTAGAGTATGAAGATTTAATAATTTCCCTATCTACTAGATTTGAAGGAGTGTCAATAAGAACAAAGCAAAGCAGTGATTCATAAATTTTCCACAGATCCATATAGCTATCAAGCTGTCTTAGATAAAGAGAACTAGCCGATTCTAATAGGTGTTTAATGAAAGTTTCATAACTGTATGTAGACTTAATATCCGGGATTACACTTTTAGAAAAAACATCACGCTTGCCTGTCACCCAATTATTTGATTTTCTTTCATCATCTGAAGTCAATAATATTTTAAGAACTTTAGAGATTAAATCTCTGGCCGATTTTTCAACTTTTAAGCCTTTTTCCAGATATGCATTTTCAAGTATTTTTGATCTCCCGGATTTTTCATAACATACAATCTTAGTTAATTCAGCTTTATTGAAATCTGAAAGTTCAAATTTTCGACTTTTCATTTCCTTATATTCAAGGTCTTTTAAATCGTCTTTCTGTTTTTCAGTCAAGATCCTGCCTACTCCAGAATTCCTTTCTCTGTATTTTATTAAGGTAGAAGCCTGATCTGCTGTTAATGGTTTAGGAACATTAATTATATTGCCAACCATATGAGATCTGAATATATATTTTGTAAAATCCATTATTTAGCTTTTGTAAGTGAAGTGTGTTTTTTAGAGAACTCTATTTTGGTTCTAATCTGTTGTTCTTCTGAAATACTTTCCCAAACCTCCATTAATTCATCTTTTGTTCTGCTTTTACTTATGCTCTCTAAAATGTCTTTTACAATTTCATCCTGCTGCTCAGGCGTTATATTGTTTTTAGCGTCTACATCATCTTTAGAAGTGTCTATATGGAAGTACTTTAGAAGAAAATATCTTTCACCGTAAGTAAGAGCGGAACCAACGCCTTTATCCCATCCGTTCTGGCCGTTAGCTCCGAAAAGATTTATATCGGTATCTCCTGTTTCTACATCAATCCATGTAAATTTCATTTCAACTTTAGAAAGAATTTCCGAGTTATTTTTTTCGGTTTTGTCTTTGTTTATCGTTACATAATCCTGACGTTCGTTTTCAATAGAAAGAATTTCCTGTTTTAGAAGCAATGAATATTCGTTCATTAGTGGTTTAAGGTGATTAATCACTTTTTCCCCAGAAGTATATTCATAGTTAAATGATTTCTTATCTTTTTTTAAGCCAATAAGCTCTTTTTGGATTTTGTGCAGTTTTTGGTAGAGTGATAATTTTTCCATGATTAATTAATTGTTTTTGTGTACACGGCATATGATTTACTACCGATCTTTTTTGATGATGTTTGATAGATTTTTTGCTTTGCTTTTAGCTCTGAGAAGCGTCCGGAAATTGTGTGAATCTGGACTCCCAGTATATTGGCAATCTCAATAGTTGATTTAATCCCGTCTACTTCATTTAAAACCCTATCCTGCATTTTAGGAATAGTCACCTTTACTTGTTGAAATGCCAGTTTGGAATTTGCGTTGTTACGCCCCCGGCTGTAGTCTTGAATATCCATATCATTTTTGCTTTGGTTAATAAATTGGTGGTTTAGGTGGAACTGTAATTTTTTGGAAGTGAGTGTAATTTTTAATATGGGTATCTGATAAATCATCTATTTCCCAATCTCCGTTTGTATTATTATACCACATGTAATATCCATTTTCTAACTCTTCATATGATTCTTCATTAAGAACCATCCATCCATTGTTGTTTTCGATTCCAGATAATTCATTTGGTCTGATAGAAGCCCCTGTTAGAAATTGTTTCTGCTCAAAGTCATTTATATTAAAAGAGCCATATGACTGCACATAGTTTGTCCATCCATTTTCATCAACTCCTCCGTCTACTGCTATGTGTTCCCAATTTTCCCAAGCCTTTCTAATTTTATCTTCTTTTGTCATGATTATTGATTTGATTGTTTAAACTCTTTGATGAACTCGTTTAAGGCTGTTGTCTCCATTTCAGAAAGCTTATCGTGGCCTAATCGTTTGTGGTTTACGTAAAAAACACCACCAACGTTTTCTATTATTACAGTTACTTTCATGATTGTTTAGGTAAATAATGTTTACAGTTTTTTCTTATGAAGTCAAAATCAGGATGTACTGGAATTCCTGAATCTGAAAACTTACAAAGATTAGTTTGCCATGTTTGGCGATAAGGCTCTTCCATATCATTATGGTCAATTA is a genomic window containing:
- a CDS encoding helix-turn-helix domain-containing protein translates to MRNPKPNPEIEAIRLSLCKDLGYLPGDKIPNSSVSIALGKIDAEATLIYAKTLNRKARFAKPGECQYTIELEGKRQVKPDDKPEKLFNGLLSTRQAAEVLKISVMNLQQHRRMGKVSAEKIGNRMFFKPEEVERFRIQRAIDKL
- a CDS encoding DUF3127 domain-containing protein; translation: MEIQGTIKRIGNPETFASGFQKREFVILTTEQYPQPINIEVMGDKIDILDPIKEGDNVNVGINIRGREWTSPLGETKYFNSIVAWKIQKLS
- a CDS encoding ERF family protein → MEKLSLYQKLHKIQKELIGLKKDKKSFNYEYTSGEKVINHLKPLMNEYSLLLKQEILSIENERQDYVTINKDKTEKNNSEILSKVEMKFTWIDVETGDTDINLFGANGQNGWDKGVGSALTYGERYFLLKYFHIDTSKDDVDAKNNITPEQQDEIVKDILESISKSRTKDELMEVWESISEEQQIRTKIEFSKKHTSLTKAK